Proteins encoded in a region of the Prinia subflava isolate CZ2003 ecotype Zambia chromosome 24, Cam_Psub_1.2, whole genome shotgun sequence genome:
- the EIF3I gene encoding eukaryotic translation initiation factor 3 subunit I isoform X2 — MKPILLQGHERSITQIKYNREGDLLFTVAKDPIVNVWYSVNGERLGTYNGHTGAVWCVDADWDTRHVLTGSADNSCRLWDCETGKQLALVKTSSAVRTCGFDFGGNIIMFSTDKQMGYQCFVSFFDLRDPGQIENNEPYMKIPCSDSKITSAVWGPLGEFIIAGHENGELNQFSAKSGEQLSNIKEHTKQINDIQTSRDMTMFITASKDNTAKLFDCTSLEHLKTFRTERPVNSAALSPIFDHVVLGGGQEAMDVTTTSTRIGKFEARFFHLAFEEEFGRVKGHFGPINSVAFHPDGKSYSSGGEDGYVRIHYFDPQYFEFEFEA; from the exons ATG AAGCCCATCCTGCTGCAAGGCCATGAACGCTCCATCACTCAGATCAAATACAACCGCGAGGGCGACCTGCTCTTCACCGTGGCCAAAGACCCC ATTGTCAATGTTTGGTATTCGGTGAACGGGGAGAGGTTGGGCACCTACAATGGGCACACGGGCGCTGTGTGGTGTGTGGATGCCGATT GGGACACCAGGCACGTCCTGACCGGCTCTGCGGACAACAGCTGCCGCCTGTGGGACTGCGAGACAG ggaagcagctggCCCTGGTGAAGACCAGCTCGGCCGTGCGGACGTGCGGCTTCGACTTTGGGGGGAACATCATCATGTTCTCCACGGACAAGCAGATGGGCTACCAGTGCTTCGTCAGCTTCTTCGACCTGCGCGACCCCGGCCAGATCG agAACAACGAGCCCTACATGAAGATCCCCTGCAGCGACTCCAAGATCACCAGCGCCGTGTGGGGCCCGCTCGGGGAGTTCATCATCGCCGGCCACGAGAACGGGGAGCTCAACCAGTTCAGTGCCAAG TCAGGGGAGCAGCTGTCCAACATCAAGGAGCACACCAAGCAAATCAACGACATCCAGACCTCCCGGGACATGACCATGTTCATCACTGCTTCCAAGGACAACACGGCCAAG ctCTTTGACTGCACATCCCTGGAGCACCTCAAGACGTTCCGGACCGAGCGGCCGGTGAACTCCGCCGCCCTCTCCCCCATTTTTGACCAC GTCGTGCTGGGCGGGGGGCAGGAGGCCATGGACGTCACCACCACCTCCACCAGGATTGGCAAATTCGAGGCCAG GTTTTTCCACCTGGCCTTTGAGGAGGAGTTTGGCAGAGTCAAGGGACACTTCGGGCCCATCAACAGCGTCGCCTTCCACCCCGATGGGAAGAG ctACAGCAGCGGGGGTGAGGACGGCTACGTCCGCATCCACTACTTCGACCCGCAGTACTTCGAGTTCGAGTTCGAAGCCTGA
- the TMEM234 gene encoding transmembrane protein 234, protein MAAPAPAPEGIGAGVGVGAGAGRCSPGQAVALAVAAALWGGSAPFLRAAAAGMERRQQQRGRGRLRQLLGELLFLGLNCRYLVPFLLNQAGSLLFYLTLPSTDLALAVPLCNSLALIVTLVTGKILGEDIGGKRAVAGMVLTVLGVSLCVAGA, encoded by the exons atggcagctccagccccagcaccggAGGGTATCGGTGCCGGTGTCGGTGTCGGTGCCGGTGCCGGGCGCTGCTCGCCGGGACAGGCGGTGGCGCTGGCGGTGGCGGCCGCGCTCTGGGGCGGCTCTGCCCCGTTCCTgcgggcggcggccgcggggatggagcggcggcagcagcagcggggccggggccgcctgcggcagctgctgggagagctcctCTTCCTCGGCCTCAACTGCAGG taCCTGGTGCCCTTCCTGCTCAACCAGGCTGGATCCCTCCTCTTCTACCTCACCCTGCCCTCCACAG ACCTGGCCCTGGCGGTGCCACTCTGCAACTCCCTGGCTTTGATTGTGACCTTGGTGACAGGGAAAATCCTGGGAGAGGACATCGGGGGCAAAA GAGCCGTGGCAGGAATGGTGCTCACCGTGCTGGGAGTGTCCCTGTGCGTGGCCGGGGCCTGA
- the EIF3I gene encoding eukaryotic translation initiation factor 3 subunit I isoform X1: protein MAAASGPRFLKPILLQGHERSITQIKYNREGDLLFTVAKDPIVNVWYSVNGERLGTYNGHTGAVWCVDADWDTRHVLTGSADNSCRLWDCETGKQLALVKTSSAVRTCGFDFGGNIIMFSTDKQMGYQCFVSFFDLRDPGQIENNEPYMKIPCSDSKITSAVWGPLGEFIIAGHENGELNQFSAKSGEQLSNIKEHTKQINDIQTSRDMTMFITASKDNTAKLFDCTSLEHLKTFRTERPVNSAALSPIFDHVVLGGGQEAMDVTTTSTRIGKFEARFFHLAFEEEFGRVKGHFGPINSVAFHPDGKSYSSGGEDGYVRIHYFDPQYFEFEFEA, encoded by the exons ATGGCCGCGGCCTCGGGGCCGCGATTTTTG AAGCCCATCCTGCTGCAAGGCCATGAACGCTCCATCACTCAGATCAAATACAACCGCGAGGGCGACCTGCTCTTCACCGTGGCCAAAGACCCC ATTGTCAATGTTTGGTATTCGGTGAACGGGGAGAGGTTGGGCACCTACAATGGGCACACGGGCGCTGTGTGGTGTGTGGATGCCGATT GGGACACCAGGCACGTCCTGACCGGCTCTGCGGACAACAGCTGCCGCCTGTGGGACTGCGAGACAG ggaagcagctggCCCTGGTGAAGACCAGCTCGGCCGTGCGGACGTGCGGCTTCGACTTTGGGGGGAACATCATCATGTTCTCCACGGACAAGCAGATGGGCTACCAGTGCTTCGTCAGCTTCTTCGACCTGCGCGACCCCGGCCAGATCG agAACAACGAGCCCTACATGAAGATCCCCTGCAGCGACTCCAAGATCACCAGCGCCGTGTGGGGCCCGCTCGGGGAGTTCATCATCGCCGGCCACGAGAACGGGGAGCTCAACCAGTTCAGTGCCAAG TCAGGGGAGCAGCTGTCCAACATCAAGGAGCACACCAAGCAAATCAACGACATCCAGACCTCCCGGGACATGACCATGTTCATCACTGCTTCCAAGGACAACACGGCCAAG ctCTTTGACTGCACATCCCTGGAGCACCTCAAGACGTTCCGGACCGAGCGGCCGGTGAACTCCGCCGCCCTCTCCCCCATTTTTGACCAC GTCGTGCTGGGCGGGGGGCAGGAGGCCATGGACGTCACCACCACCTCCACCAGGATTGGCAAATTCGAGGCCAG GTTTTTCCACCTGGCCTTTGAGGAGGAGTTTGGCAGAGTCAAGGGACACTTCGGGCCCATCAACAGCGTCGCCTTCCACCCCGATGGGAAGAG ctACAGCAGCGGGGGTGAGGACGGCTACGTCCGCATCCACTACTTCGACCCGCAGTACTTCGAGTTCGAGTTCGAAGCCTGA